The Harmonia axyridis chromosome 3, icHarAxyr1.1, whole genome shotgun sequence nucleotide sequence ATAAGCCCTCATTTTGTAGTTAAATTTACCATAACACTTCCTCTTTCATTCTTAACTGTCATATTGTTATTACCAGAACGAATTCATTGTCTTCACAGTAGGGTATTCTCAAAGGTATTGAAACTAGATGTTATATACAATGTCCATTTATGTTTCAAGGTATAGAATTCAAGTCTTCGGGTAAAATTGATTTGAACCCGTAAAATACATTGTAGGTTTATGTAGTCAACCCTACTTCTCAGAAACTTATCATTCAAGAAAAAGAATACGTGTAATAAAACCATTTCAGACGGTTGATCTTCAAATGATTCTTTTCCTTAATAATTCTCAGAAGATCAGCACATTGAGTttgaaatttcttcatttatcaTGATAATCATATTCTGTCACTTGACAAAAgtttttataaatattgaaaagcgAATATACAGCAGATGACAATATAATTTTTGGAAGTTATAAAAACATTTTGACAACTTCATTActaatattaattttgagaGATGATATCGTTCATTCTTTGCTGaaaaactttgaaattgaatattattatatttaaaaGGGTGAATATTCAGAATGTTTCAATAGTTCACAAAAGTTGTTCTATAAAATTCAAGTCTTCAAGAGTATGCAAAAGTTGTTATTTAACAATACTTTGATCATTAGGAACATGGAAACATTTTATTCAAAAGTTGTAACATTTCACTTCAAGAAAAAACTATACTGTTCGAATgagaataataaaaacaaacaataaaCCACTAAAAACTAACACATTGTTCATTGGAAGTAACCGGTTATGGTAAGAACCGCATTCTTGTCTTTCACCTTCATTTTCTTCAAGTCCTCCTTACTCTGAGCAATAGAATACTGATCCTCCAGCCTCTTCAAGAACAATACGTTCTTCATTCTAACTCCTTTGAACGTCAATTCGCAAGAAAAATTCCTATCTTTAGGTCCTAAGAAAACAACAACCCATCGGATACTATTCTTGGAAAGCATAGACGTACAATGAAATATGCCAAGTCGACTGtcacaaacaaaaaaatcactATTTCTAGGGAAATCCACTGGCGTGTCCTTGTAGATCTTGCAACTAGGGTGCTTGATTCTGAAGTGGGAATGAAACTCGACGAATTTACCCTTAAAAGAGCAGTCTTGCATGCAACGGTACACACAAAAAGAACATTTTATCTCGTGGTTTCTTATCTCGTTGTACATAAAGCTTTCCATACACCCTTCTTGGTGATAACGGCATAGATGAAGGCATTTCCTGCTGTAGTCCTCCAGGTCTTTGTTGCGATTGTCTGTGACTATACCGTAACAAACTTTGCAAGATTCATATCTACACTCAGCACATATATTGTGGCCGTTTTCGCATAGGTAAATTGGTGGTAGCATATTGATGAAACAGTTGGAGCAGCTCAAGTCTGTTATGACCTTCTCAGAAAACAGTTCTTCAGGGATTCCTAAAAAACTGCTGTACCTCCTGCAGTGTCTGTTGTTCTCCAGCAAACTAAAGTTGAGCGCGCTCATGTTATCTAAGGCATCTTCTTCTTGGGCTCTACCTTTTGGGTCTCGTAACTCCAAGTCACCATTCAATATCTCATCGATTTCATCATCTTCGATCACAGTGTTTTCGTTGGATGAATGCtcagcttcttcttcttcatctatGGTTCCATTTTCAAAGCTAACTGAAGTGTCGGTTTGTTCGAACGAATCTTCGGATTTAGTTGATATACTGAAATTGCACTGTATCGAGTTTACATTCTCGTGGAGGAGTCTCAAATATCCTAAGTTTACCAACCAAAAACCATCAATAACTTGGAAGATGCTTGGTCCATTTCCAAAGTAATCAGGAAAGTAACTTTGTTCGTCTACTTTGAGTATGATGTCATAGAATATTGAATTCGCTATTTTCTGGGGGCCCAAGTATCTCAAACCAATTTTGAGGTAGTCATTGTCTATTTTCAACTGTATCAAGTATATTTCTTCGTTCAGGAACAACAATCGATTTTCTGAACATATCCTCAAATCCACATCCACTTCACTGCTGTGCAACAAGAGATCCTCGTGTTCTTTTATGAAATGGTCCAGGATATCCTGTGAAGAACCTTGCCAGGAGCACTGTAAACTCTTATCAGTTGGACAAATGTAAACCGCGTTGAGTGACATGTCAAAAACACTTTTCACTTGCGATTCTATGCCTCCGAAACTGAATTTTCTACTGTGGATACGAATTTGCTGGAACTGCGAAAATTTTATCAACACTTAATAGAGTAGGTAGATAAGATAAATAAGTTAAATACAGATCACATGGAAGGAAATATGTCCATGAATTCGTCGAGTGTGTTTAGGTATAAAAATGACATCATGAAGTACGATATGTTGTATATTACTCTAGTGCACTTAATGTTTGCCAGGTAGTTTGAAGGTTTTACGAGTATTGGCTTTAATCGCTGTTCAGATAATTTAGGAGATAGACAATTTGATAAATTATCATGCTAGCTTTCTCATTCAGATGGGTttcaaagttatgaattttcggAGCGAATATAATATTAGCAACTCTTCTTTTTAGAATTCGATCTTGAAAAATTTGCAATATAATAATTCGTTTACATAAGGTTCTTTCGTGATAATAACAGATGACTATCGTCAATacgatatttatttataaaaaataattcctaATCTTGATAAACTaaccgaaaaaaattatgttaatGTTAATCTGAAATGACTTCTAGCGTGACCCCTTCAAAGAATGAGTTTCCAAACGAATTGTATATCTAAACAGTTCCGTGGTTTTCAAAGGCGCAAAAGGTTCTGAAAATCTCAccaagtcaattttttttttcgaaaattaaaataagaaattagtATTTTTTTGACCACGAAGTTTTTTGAGCACTTGTTAccgaataaatatgaaaaacaaatctATTATCGTTTCAGAAATATAGAGAGAGAACAACCCGTACCTATCTAAGAGTTTGAAGTCCTCGGAATTCTTCTAGAATTTCGttatttaggaacaccctgtacaaccaGTATTTTCAATGAACACTATTTATTTCACAACTTTCAACAATAGGACCTACCCGTACACTACCAGTATTTCTTTCTCACCTTGTACCGAACACCATCATGTTAGGAAATTGAGATAAAAACAGCAGGTGCAAGACAAGAAACGGTCACCTGGAGATTCACCAGCTTGCAGCTTGTATATTGGCATGGGTGGAGGTCGTAGAACGGTCcatatttctttgtttcttcTGAACAAAATTACCTGGGCCATGTACCACATTAAGGTCTAGCAAAAAATACTAGGGACcattaaatttcaacaaaagaaaaggtattattatatatttgttGACAGTTCTATTCCGCCTttcaaaatttgtcaaattataTCATGACCTCCGGGTGATTTTGATGAAGAAACGATTGAAATTTTCGACCACTTATTGAAACTAAAATTTGTATACATACTTCGCAAAAGATAATAGGatggaattaataaattttctcATATCTGCAAATTAATATGGTTCCGTATCTCCcagtattttttcataaaacctCCGTAATTCAATGAAAACCTTGTGTACGAAAAAATCTTCGATAAAATTCATCCCATCCACTGCTAGTAAACATATTTGTTTTGAAGCTCGATTAATTCTAATGTAAACAATTAACAGAATCGAACAACAAGCTCAACTAAGAAATTTTAGGGGAAAAACCTTGGATGCTCTTGATTACCTAATTAAGagattttaaatattcaaaaaaattattaatctcGAACGATGGTTAATAATTCAGTAGGGAAAAAGCTTTCAGGCTGAATTTCACGAATGATTATGCTCAAAATTGAAAGTTATTAAAAAGTTCCTGACGGATATTTAATATTCTGGAGATTTATGAACCTTGATTCACATTTTCGATCGATCTCAAGGAAAGACTTTGAATTTGATATATGCAAGGGATTTTAAACCATATAAGTCCaatgtaaattcaataaaactGCAGGTAAAACATATTTAAATACGAAATCATACTTTCATATATTTAGCAAGTATTTTTTCAGCAATTCTCTAATTGAATTCGACAGAAAAACACTAATTATTTCCTCAAAACAAAATATCTCAACACGTGGAAAATATAAAAGATGAACAATTCTGCGCgaaattaattttgttaatatcatagggatttcaaatatttatattgaaaataataaatcattaggtgagagaaattataaaatcattaaatttgaaCAATGAGATTTATCATATGCATTCATATgttacaaaacaaaaaataaataatctcaCATCTgccacagaaaaaaaaacgtgaaaATTTCTTATAATTCATTAAGTTCCAGCCTCCACTAATTTTAGAACCTAGAAAATTCGATTAAGAAAGAGAACAATTAGAGGAGAGAAGAAAAATCTCCAATGTTCTCtgtgaatgaaataattttttttaacgtCAAGTAACTTTTTATCATTTGTGAGCACTTAGAATTCTTCATTTCCACAAAAAGCAGCCTGATGATGAAAAAAGAGTACACTTAATTACGTTGTTGGCATTATCACTGCTTCAGGAGTGGGATCAGGTGGTGCTACTGAAGATTCATTAATTAAGACTGAAAACACATAAGACGCAGATGGTAGACTACAATAGATCGGAATTACAACAATCACTTTGTTACGTCCAACAATCTTCTTGTGAGGGATAGACtaactttctctaattcatAGTCGTCATTTAGGGATTTATCCATTACTAATTTAATGGACTGGTAACGATACTCTATCTGCAAATGAAACTTAACTTCCAGTTCGTTTTTACGTAAATGACAAATTTTAAAGATGAAATAATAAGTTGATTGCAATCAACATAATGAATATGTTTAGGGCTTTGTGTTTTGAAATAATTCCATGGCAGACTTCATTTTACtgtaattttgaataacaatttctatTTCCAATTTCCAAATGATTACTCAAATGTTTTATCAACATGTTGAATTCCGATaagaagaaattttgaatgatgatTCGATCCTATTGAGAAATGAACTTACGATGATATCATTTTCAAGTAAATACGTGTGTTCTTTTCATTTTCGTGTTTAATGATTTGCTGcgcttttcgatattttctacaATTAAATGATAATAACATTATtccttacatcaaaatgatattcatgaaaaaacatcaataatgaaaacaaacggTTTCGTATGAAAATTCTTCGGATAATTTGGTAAAAATGTCCCATAAACAtgcaaaatttttttccgatatacagggtgctcaGGTGTGATTTTTCGTCAAGTTTTAACCTCATAGCGTCTGTACTTTCAACTGGAATTAGACAAAGAATTAAGAATCACGAGATACTtcaaaattcgaacaattttctcgaaatctttaaaaaaatcCAAACTGTCAAAGGTAATACCACGAATGCTTCATATTTTATGTCCataagacttttttcttgaaattatccaaggaatctttaATTTTTGTATACCTCCAATTACAGACCATTCTttatatctttttgaattgtattcttgattgatattcttttttttaagaaatattcATGCTAATTGAAAATATCTATTTATTACGTGGTCAATaaaatattactgaatatttttgaacgagttgagaaaaaaaaagtagcCTTTTAGGAAAACATTGTAAATTTTGTAGATATAGTATTGAATATCATATTTGCAAAATCTTGTTTTGATATTTCtctaaaaattattaaatcacaGAAGTACCCATTAATATGTATTTTATGCAATCCTCGACTTCAAATGATTCTACGATAAATCTGTAATATTTACGTTCTCTACCATCTCAAAGATGGCGCTACTTATCATTTCTCTTCTGAATTTTAAATCAATAGTAACCAATCGTCATTCCTACtgttcaaatgaaaacgttattaatctttcattcaattcaaatagGATTTATAAAGACAAGTTCTTATTTCGTTTGTTTTCTAGAAATTCATGACGAAAATAGACCTTATAACGAACACCTTATTTCAGTGATAGCTATTTAAGTTGGCATCAAAGGGGAAGATGAGAATTTGATTAATAGCCATAATTTTAGGGAAGATTGTCCCTTCAAAGTTAATAGCTAAGGTTTATCAGGGCCATTAATGTTTAACGACTTGGAATATTTAGGCTTTAGTTATCTTGGTACTTAgggattttttcgaaattattattctttcagTTGCCTCTTTTGCAGACTTTAGCCGAACCTATTCGTTTCCTTTTGAGGTAATGGCTTTCAAGGGAATATGCTGACTCAGCAACAAAACAGTGGGTTCTTCGAATATCTTTTCAGAATAGCTCAATTcataatgttttatttttttaatgaacctTTTAAATCGTTAGAGCAAAACTTTTTTTAGTGCAgtatatatttttatagttttaaatCTAAATACCGAATGAAATAATTAGCCATcatacaattataaaatttgatCATTTTGACCAGATTTTTCTACTTTTTTACCTATGCAATTCGGTTGTCTTCAAATACCCAAACCCATATATAATTTTTAGAATAATATTACACCTATAGGAAATGCAAACAgaacacgggcgtagccaggtttcagtttcgggaggggtttaaaaaaaaagaaaggctAATggcagaaataagaatttttttcatagaaataaatgagaataaaagaagaaaaagattaaTGAATTTCGACATCttaaacatttcggggggggtttgaacccccaaaacccccccctggctacgtcCGTGAAACAGAATATCGCAAAAACAACATTTCCGGCTGAAATGAAGTTTTGCATCTATGTTTTACtcatattatgtcattttcagaaagcaaATTTAGTCCCCAACATGAGTtatcaaatttaacatgaagcgcgcggaaatgaaagtgatacgatatttcactcaattcgcgagtttcttcacaaagaacgcacttcttatgtcccatagtgaatcaacgtttcatattaactcaaaatagattgaaataaaaacctaaatatatcagaaattcagaaaacgaacttTAAACGCGCAAAAccacggatgacactaggagagcgttagttgccaaaccttggatttcagcaggtagatacagaaaataataaatattctgtttattataaattcgacaattagggaaaatatcggattccaaatattcgaatttccatatttaatcgggaatcactcaaataaatatttttcattcaatataatatacattcataacgatatagtaaaattgtggatttgaaaatatcacaatccgacaacgtaatcttaacatgttgggggacatgtaaaaattgcgtatactccctataactatgtttattactctgagaatgTTTTCAAAGcggaatattgaaaacaaaaataaggaAGTTccagagcttttgagcgctcgtcatttatACGTCAATTGCACCCTCGGAGACCACATTTTCTTAGAAACAGTTTTATGGTTTCGAAGGCACAATCAAAATATTACTAGTTTTGAAAAACTTGACATTTACATTCTGTTGACCATCAATACCTGCAATATTCATTAGGGGTGTCGTAAATACCAAACAGTCCTTTGTAAGCTTCTTCAAAATTCTCAGGTAGTTTCTTTCTGGCTTAAACTTTCGACCACTCTCAAATAacgaaatttctcaaaattccaAGTTCAAACGCTGCCGCCCCGAAAACAATCGTGCAATTAATCTCGAGAAATAACACCCCGATGAAAAATGACTCCCCCGCCATTTATATTCATTATGGCGAAATTCAAAATGTCGGCCGTTATACACCCAAATCGATCTGGGCAAAACTAATATAAAAACTGCCATCATTACACTTTTTCATCGGTGTCAAAACAAACGGCCAGGGATATCTCTCAGCACAGTTGCGGAAATCCAGCCGTTTCGGGGGGGATGAAGGTCACCGAACCCAGCCCTCGGATGCTGGATCTGTAGGGAAGCCGCAGGGTTGCCACGTTGGGGTATTTTTCCCCAAAGGACCAGGCAGATgcataatggaaaaattgttatcggttaattttttgaatttttcgtattttgtagaatatgacttTTTGAACAAGAATGTCTAGGTGTCCAACTAGTTTtcgacatacagggtgttgaatttaaaaaatgacATTTTTAAACTAGCGTTTCTCttaggaaaacatcttgaattgAACACTTT carries:
- the LOC123676341 gene encoding uncharacterized protein LOC123676341 produces the protein MSLNAVYICPTDKSLQCSWQGSSQDILDHFIKEHEDLLLHSSEVDVDLRICSENRLLFLNEEIYLIQLKIDNDYLKIGLRYLGPQKIANSIFYDIILKVDEQSYFPDYFGNGPSIFQVIDGFWLVNLGYLRLLHENVNSIQCNFSISTKSEDSFEQTDTSVSFENGTIDEEEEAEHSSNENTVIEDDEIDEILNGDLELRDPKGRAQEEDALDNMSALNFSLLENNRHCRRYSSFLGIPEELFSEKVITDLSCSNCFINMLPPIYLCENGHNICAECRYESCKVCYGIVTDNRNKDLEDYSRKCLHLCRYHQEGCMESFMYNEIRNHEIKCSFCVYRCMQDCSFKGKFVEFHSHFRIKHPSCKIYKDTPVDFPRNSDFFVCDSRLGIFHCTSMLSKNSIRWVVVFLGPKDRNFSCELTFKGVRMKNVLFLKRLEDQYSIAQSKEDLKKMKVKDKNAVLTITGYFQ